The following are from one region of the Phormidium sp. PBR-2020 genome:
- the mtnA gene encoding S-methyl-5-thioribose-1-phosphate isomerase, producing MLYPVIWRDDRVALIDQTRLPRELTQVEIRRSDDMAMAIKTMIVRGAPAIGIAAAYGMYLGAREIDTRDRTAFLERLEAIGQMLRETRPTAVNLFWAIERMLKVARTTPGSVEQVRQTLLDTAKRINAEDLETCQAIGKHGLEALPQQPQQLRLLTHCNAGALATAGYGTALGVVRSAYLAGRLERLYADETRPRLQGAKLTTWECLYDGIPVTVITDSMAAHCMQQTLIDAVVVGADRIAANGDTANKIGTYSLALVARAHNVPFFVAAPKSTVDLSLSDGSQIPIEERDAAEIYQIGETRVVPKGAEFYNPAFDVTPADLITAIITEQGAIAPAELQSQLTHSSAKSS from the coding sequence ATGCTATATCCCGTTATCTGGCGTGACGATCGCGTCGCCCTGATTGACCAAACCCGACTCCCGAGGGAGTTAACCCAAGTCGAGATTCGCCGTAGTGATGACATGGCCATGGCCATTAAAACTATGATCGTTCGGGGTGCGCCCGCCATTGGCATTGCCGCCGCCTATGGGATGTATCTGGGGGCGCGGGAAATCGATACCCGCGATCGCACCGCCTTCCTAGAACGCCTTGAAGCCATCGGCCAAATGCTGCGGGAGACTCGGCCCACAGCAGTTAACCTCTTCTGGGCCATCGAACGGATGCTCAAAGTCGCCCGCACTACTCCCGGAAGCGTCGAACAAGTCCGCCAAACCCTGTTAGACACCGCCAAGCGTATCAATGCCGAGGATCTCGAAACCTGTCAAGCCATTGGCAAACATGGTTTAGAGGCCCTACCACAACAGCCCCAACAACTCCGTCTGTTGACCCATTGCAATGCCGGAGCCTTGGCCACAGCCGGCTATGGAACCGCCCTCGGGGTCGTCCGTTCCGCCTATCTCGCTGGACGCTTAGAACGACTCTACGCCGACGAAACCCGTCCCCGTCTTCAAGGCGCTAAACTGACCACCTGGGAATGTCTGTATGATGGGATTCCCGTAACCGTCATCACCGATAGTATGGCCGCCCATTGTATGCAGCAAACTCTGATTGACGCGGTGGTTGTGGGAGCCGATCGCATCGCTGCCAACGGAGACACCGCTAATAAGATTGGCACCTATAGCCTAGCCTTAGTGGCCCGAGCGCATAATGTCCCGTTTTTCGTCGCCGCCCCCAAATCCACGGTAGACTTGAGCCTGAGTGATGGAAGCCAGATTCCTATTGAGGAACGGGATGCAGCAGAAATTTATCAAATTGGTGAGACCCGTGTCGTTCCCAAAGGCGCCGAATTTTATAACCCGGCCTTTGATGTCACCCCAGCAGACCTAATTACTGCCATTATCACCGAACAAGGCGCGATCGCCCCCGCCGAACTTCAGAGTCAGTTGACCCATTCCTCAGCCAAATCCTCCTAA